The following are from one region of the Camarhynchus parvulus chromosome 3, STF_HiC, whole genome shotgun sequence genome:
- the PPM1B gene encoding protein phosphatase 1B isoform X2, whose product MGAFLDKPKTEKHNAHGAGNGLRYGLSSMQGWRVEMEDAHTAVVGIPHGLEDWSFFAVYDGHAGSRVANYCSTHLLEHITNNEDFRATEKPGSALEPSVENVKSGIRTGFLKIDEYMRNFADLRNGMDRSGSTAVGVMISPEHVYFINCGDSRAVLYRNGQVCFSTQDHKPCNPREKERIQNAGGSVMIQRVNGSLAVSRALGDYDYKCVDGKGPTEQLVSPEPEVCEILRAEEDEFIILACDGIWDVMSNEELCEYVKSRLEVSDDLETVCNWVVDTCLHKGSRDNMSIVLVCFSNAPKVSEEAVKKDAELDKYLESRVEEIMEKAGEEGMPDLAHVIRILTAENIPNLPPGGGLAGKRNIIENVYTRLNPHRDNEGGSGDLEDPW is encoded by the exons ATGGGTGCATTTTTGGATAAaccaaaaactgaaaaacacaaTGCTCATGGTGCAGGGAATGGCTTGCGTTACGGCCTCAGCAGTATGCAGGGATGGAGAGTGGAAATGGAAGATGCTCATACAGCTGTTGTGGGTATTCCCCATGGCTTAGAGGACTGGTCCTTTTTTGCTGTCTATGATGGTCACGCGGGATCTCGTGTTGCAAATTACTGCTCCACACACTTATTAGAACACATCACTAACAATGAAGACTTTAGGGCGACAGAAAAACCTGGATCTGCTCTTGAACCTTCAGTGGAAAATGTCAAGAGTGGAATCAGAACTGGCTTTTTGAAAATTGATGAGTATATGCGCAATTTCGCAGACCTCAGAAATGGCATGGACAGAAGTGGCTCAACAGCAGTGGGAGTTATGATTTCACCTGAGCATGTATACTTTATCAACTGTGGTGATTCACGTGCTGTTCTCTATAGGAATGGACAAGTCTGTTTTTCAACACAGGATCACAAACCTTGCAACCCGAGGGAGAAAGAGCGAATCCAGAATGCAGGAGGCAGTGTAATGATTCAGCGTGTTAATGGTTCGTTGGCAGTTTCTCGAGCTCTGGGGGACTATGACTACAAATGTGTTGATGGTAAAGGCCCCACAGAACAACTTGTTTCTCCAGAGCCTGAGGTGTGTGAAATTTTAAGGGCAGAAGAAGATGAGTTTATCATCCTGGCTTGTGATGGCATCTGGGATGTAATGAGCAATGAAGAGCTCTGTGAATATGTAAAGTCTAGACTTGAAGTATCAGATGACCTGGAAACAGTGTGCAATTGGGTAGTGGACACTTGTTTACATAAG GGGAGTCGTGATAACATGAGTATTGTAttagtttgtttttcaaatgctCCTAAGGTCTCAGAGGAGGCAGTGAAAAAAGATGCCGAGTTGGATAAGTACTTGGAATCACGGGTTGAAG aaattatggaaaaagCAGGTGAAGAAGGAATGCCTGATCTTGCTCATGTTATTCGTATTTTAACTGCAGAGAATATCCCTAATTTACCACCAGGAGGTGGTTTAGCTGGCAA